AGGAGAATGGGAGCACTTCCACCCCTGGAGAAACCCTTTGTTCCTCATAATCTCTCATAACGGAGACGTACCTAGCGGCAGAGAATTCCAAAGAGCTAATGACCTGAAACTCATTTCCTTTGGGATTTGGAGGGCTCAAAaccaatttttgtttgttttgcattaaTGAATTTGTCTTAATTTATTTccctgaaaataaaaaattaaatttattacatGCCTGTACTCATGATGAATGATTTTGATGCCTGGGCTGGAGGTAGGATTGGGGTGGGGGCTTTGCGGGGGGCCTTATCTGGACTGAGTCCTCCTTTCCCTTTTGCCCCAGCGGTCCACCCAGATGAGCTGCCTCTCAGCACCAATGTTGCCATTGGGGTCCCTGGCACCTTCAGCCACCagggcagggagagagagggagactaTTGGAGGTGACAAGGCTTCAGGTTGGACTTGAATTTCTTGTGTCTAGGCTAATTGGTGTGCTGATGCATCCACCTATAAAAATTACAGAGTGGCTCGCCCAGGAGCCGTGTTGCTGTTGTAAGCAGTGGAAAGGAGGAGAACATCTTCCCCGTGGGTGCCAGCAGACTGCCGGCTGGGGCTCAGAGGACCAGCCTCTCCCACTGTCTCCTGAGCCCACTCCTCGGCCATCACTTACGCCCCTGCCCATGGCGACTCTCACGGACTTCTCCTATTGGTATCGCTGGTTCAAGAACTACAATGTGGTCCGCAACCTCTCAGAGAAGTATGTGTTCATCACTGGCTGCGACTCGGGCTTCGGGAACCTGCTGGCTCGGCAGCTGGTGGATCGGGGCATGCGGGTGTTGGCTGCCTGCCTCACTGAGGAGGGGGCACAGAAGCTTCAGCAGGAGACCTCCTACCGGCTGCAGACCACCCTCCTGGATGTCACCAAGAGCGAGAGCATCAAGGCTGCGGCCCAGTGGGTGCGGGACCAAGTAGGCGAGCAAGGTGGGGCGAATTGCATTCTTTGGCTTTCTCAGTTcacccttctttctctctcccacagGCATCTAATAGCACCAGGGACCCTGTTGTTCAGATGAGGTGGGGGAGACGATGTAGGGAAAGCAGCCGCAGCTCTGGTGGAGTCTGATGGGAAATCATTGTGTGGTTTGGCCTGTTCTTAAGAAGGGGTGATTTCCCAGAAACTGAGAGGGATGGGAGAGGGTCCACAAAAGGATGTAGGGGAGGGATGACGTGAGCTCTATTCCCAAACCCTTCGAGATGGTTGTGTTTCTCTGGGGCTTCAGTAGCCCTAGCCATCAGCTCCAGGAGAAATAGAAGCCCATTTCCTGCTGGCATTAGGCTGGGGGAGGGAAAAGGGGACATGAGGTGGGGATTCCGTAGGTGGGGGCATTAGGTCTCTTTGTTTGTgtcaggcaagaaggcaggggagagggaggtctgtttTCTTATTACAGGAAGGTCAACGCTGGTTTGACCTCAAGGCGAGGAGCTGCTCCTGTTGGGAAAGGAAGCTGTGGGCTGGGACTGAAACAGGACTGCGTGGGGCCGGCCAGGGAACTCCAGAACTTCCTGCATGCAGGGTGTGGGCCGGGGAACGGGAGGAGCAGGCCGGTGCTGTGACCAAAGCAGCAGCCTGGGAGAGTCCTCACTCCCAAAGGAACTAGTCTGGGGATCCTTGCCCACAGCGGGGGAGCAGAGCCATGGGGCCCGGGAGGAGCCAAACAGTCAGTCCCTGCTTTGTTCTTCTTCTTAGGTCTTATTGCTGCCCAATATATTTTACctatttattgtctgtttcctctgTTGTAATGAAGCTTCCTGGGGGCAGGGCTTTTGGACTCTTATATACTGCTGTATCCTTAGGATCTAGCACAAGGTCTGAaacctagtaggtgctcaataaacatttgttgaatgaatgaatgaataacttgGCAAGGGTGAGTTTCTTTCTTCAACAGACCATAGCATCGGGCTCCCTACATTCAGCCTGAGCCACCTGTGCTAAGGATTCACTGGTGTGTTCATTTCCTACAGCTGCtataaaaattaccacaaactcagtagctaaaacaatacaaatgtatCACTTTCCAGCTCTGGAGGTCAAAACTTCAAATTTGGTCtcattgggctaaaatcaaggtgttggcaggactgcGTTCCTTTTGGAGGTTCTAGGGTAGaatctatttccttgccttttccagcttctaaatgCCACCCTCATTCCTTGACACATCACTCCactcctccatcttcaaacccAGCAAGTTCAGTCCAAATCCTTTTCACATCACCTGCTCTCTGGTTGTGtgtctccctcttcctcttaGAAGGACCCTTTTGACCATGTTGGGCCCAATGGGCTATGTTAGGTAGGAGTCGTTCAGAAATCCACACAaggcagcgagtcatggtttaagtagacagtttaaggtttattagaggaagaaagcagaagaaagcaggtgggagccagtgaaaagaaagaaagaaaaatggctccagctctctatctgagagcagcattttttgatgaaaaaaggaacccacaccGGGAAGGGTACCTGCTAtggtgttctgtgcctcgattgggtaagtgcctatcaagttttgggctgattggttgctagggttctgagacagtattctttttaggaaagcagctgcgttatctaactagggagagcaggGCTTTTTGGctgttcatcttatgggcatatctgaccttgccttacccgcctttgaggtgccactgtggctggaacagccttgagcagccttgaacagccttcattctttagtttatggggcacctgctttctgtgagataagccgtggggcccctgggtcagaaactccttccatgtgttagtttcttcttctggaatcTAACAGGCTAGTCCAGGGTAATCTCCCCATATTAAGATGGGTCGATTAGTGattttaattccatctgcagccTTAATTCTCCCCTGCCATATAATCTAACATATTCATAGGCTTCAGGGATGAAGATGCGGACAATTTTGAGCAGCCAGTATTCTGCCTACCACGCCGGACAGCATTTTTGTTCTAAGAAGCACTGGGGACTGAGTGGGTGGGGAGGTTTCTTGCATGCTTTCTTGTTGCCCCCCTGAGAGTCCCTGAACACGTCTGGTTGGTGCATGTTTTTAGCGGCAAAGGTCCCAACTTCCCCCACCAAGTGGGAGTTTATTTGGAAGCTCAttatgtaaaacaaatgaaagtAGAGCTTCTCCAGAATCTCCCTCCCCTAGCAGGTTCTGGGATTCCACCTGGAAAGCCCTCAGGCCTGCAAAACTCAGGCTACAAACAACTATTCTAGTCCAACCGGATGaaaaaactgaagcccagagagaagtgacttgtccatGGCTGGAGGTGATCAAATCAGGACTAGAACTCAGGGTTCTTCAACCCTGGGCCACCGCAGGGTTGAATGACAATACTTAGCATCATTTCCCTCCATTTATACCAAcccaatttaaatatttcaaagatagcccttatcatatttttccataattattttatttaataattttctatatttataaaaattacttatttcttctctcatttgTGAACTCCTAATGGATGAGTCCCTGCCTTGTTGTTCTATGCCTCTAGCACCTTCCCCTGTAATTGGCACAGAGAAAGATGTAGGAATAAATTACTGTGtaaattgatgaatgaatgaataaatgaatgaatggatttggGTAAAAAGTGAAATGGAGTTGGCTCCTTATACTCAGGTTAATAGAGGGGGGAAGCATGGTAGGGAAAGAAATTACTTATTCATTGATATGAAAATTATGTCTCTTGTCTAAGAGCTAATAGCTTAGGTGCTCTTAGCTAAAGCCTGGATTGTAGCTGGTACAAGGCTCCAACCAGCTGGCAGACTGTGTGAATCAGAAAAAGTTTCTCCTCCTGGACAAACTAATTAGTAAAAGGCATGTCATCCTTCAGGCTGGCACAGCTCCCCACCCTGCCTCCCCAACCTGGGCTGTCTTGTCCCTTGGACACCTGTTCTATCACCCTCCGTGGTCTGAGTTGGTGGGTAGTGGATCCTGGTTCTTTCCCACAGACACACTGATTTTTCCCATggttctctctccctccatcttgCCCCAGGCCTCTGGGCCCTGGTGAACAACGCTGGTGTGGGCCTGCCCAGTGGACCCAACGAGTGGTTGACCAAGGAGGATTTTGTGAAGGTGATCAATGTGAACCTGGTGGGACTGATCGATGTGACCCTCCACATGCTGCCCATGGTCAAGAAAGCCCGGGGCAGGGTCATCAACATGTCCAGCTGTGGGGGTCGTGTGGCCGTTATTGGTGGTGGCTACTGCGTCTCCAAGTTTGGCGTCGAGGCCTTCTCCGACAGCATCAGGTGACTGGGTCCTGGGGGTCTCACCTCGGGAAGAGGTCTGGGCGTGATGGCCTGGGGGTAGGGTTTCTGGAAGGGGAAGCTAAAGTAGTAGCAGGGGGAAGCCTAGACCACAGTAGCCTTCCCCAGGACCAAGGGAAGAAGGAATGAGGAGAAGAGGTAGGGCAGCTACAGGAGGCAGTCAGGTCTGCCTTTCCTGAGctgtcccagaaaaagaaaaatcctatttGGGCCTGTGGGAGTAGGAGGGAGAGAGCCCCAAACAGACAGACAGGCCTGGGGGTGGAGGTGCCTGTCAGGAGACCCTCAAAGGAGGATGCAGGCCTTGCCTAGATCCTGCTTACTTCCTCCTCCCCCATGGTACCAAGAGtagggctgggagagggaaggggctGCTAGAAGGCAAAGCCTTGGTCTAGTTGACTTCCTCCCCGTTGGACTTGCCTAAGGCAAATTGTCCAGTGGCTGCTGCACCAGGTTTGGGAAAGGGCTGGGGCCCTCAAGAATGGCTTATTTTCATGAAGGCAATGCCGGCCTTGTGCAGGGTGTGCAGGGCACCTCCTGGGCTCCTGGGGAGACAGGCTCCTCCAGAGATGTCAGGGGAGACTCTCCCTGATGACCCTCTTTCATCTTGGGGCCCAGAGTGAATCCAACTCTTCTCTCCTAGGCGTGAGCTCCATTA
Above is a window of Choloepus didactylus isolate mChoDid1 chromosome 8, mChoDid1.pri, whole genome shotgun sequence DNA encoding:
- the SDR9C7 gene encoding short-chain dehydrogenase/reductase family 9C member 7 — protein: MATLTDFSYWYRWFKNYNVVRNLSEKYVFITGCDSGFGNLLARQLVDRGMRVLAACLTEEGAQKLQQETSYRLQTTLLDVTKSESIKAAAQWVRDQVGEQGLWALVNNAGVGLPSGPNEWLTKEDFVKVINVNLVGLIDVTLHMLPMVKKARGRVINMSSCGGRVAVIGGGYCVSKFGVEAFSDSIRRELHYFGVKVSIIEPGNYRTSILGKEGMGSRMRKLWERLPQETRDSYGEEYFRIYTDKLKHTMQLAEPRINEVTSSMEHAIVSRSPRIRYNPGLDAKLLYIPLAKFPTPLTDFFLKRYLPRPADCV